One uncultured Hyphomonas sp. genomic region harbors:
- a CDS encoding CoA ester lyase: MSQKTPRNFFKPLAIGAPEPMRDLPVKLERMIHFVPPHLDKVRAKVPSMAPGVDVILANLEDAIPADAKDAARAGAIEMANMYDWQGKGTGFWSRVNPLNSPWFQEDVSQLVLNAGHQLDVIMLPKVEGPWDIHFADQYVAQLEAKAGLTRPILFHAILETAQGMALVEEIALASPRMQGISLGPADLAADRKMKTTRVGGGHPFYRVIEDPKEDGSARASAQQDPWHYTIARMVDACRMAGINAFYGPFGDIADLDACEQQFRNAFLLGCSGTWSLHPNQIAIAKKVFSPDPDEVKFARKILAAMPDGTGVAMIDGKMQDDATWKQAKVISDLADLVASKDPDLAAAYGA; the protein is encoded by the coding sequence ATGTCACAGAAAACACCGCGCAATTTCTTCAAGCCGCTCGCCATCGGCGCGCCGGAACCGATGCGGGACCTGCCCGTCAAGCTGGAGCGGATGATCCATTTCGTGCCGCCGCACCTTGATAAAGTTCGCGCGAAAGTGCCGTCCATGGCCCCGGGCGTCGACGTGATCCTGGCAAACCTTGAAGACGCCATCCCGGCCGATGCCAAGGACGCCGCCCGCGCCGGCGCCATCGAGATGGCCAACATGTATGACTGGCAGGGCAAGGGCACCGGCTTCTGGAGCCGGGTGAACCCGCTGAACTCCCCCTGGTTCCAGGAAGATGTTTCGCAGCTGGTCCTGAATGCCGGCCACCAGCTGGACGTGATCATGCTGCCCAAGGTCGAAGGTCCGTGGGACATCCATTTTGCCGACCAGTATGTCGCCCAGCTGGAAGCCAAGGCAGGCCTCACCCGTCCCATCCTGTTCCACGCCATTCTCGAAACCGCGCAGGGCATGGCCCTCGTTGAAGAGATTGCGCTCGCCTCCCCGCGCATGCAGGGCATCAGCCTCGGCCCGGCAGATCTTGCCGCCGACCGCAAGATGAAGACGACCCGCGTCGGCGGCGGTCACCCCTTCTACCGCGTGATCGAGGATCCGAAGGAAGACGGCAGCGCCCGCGCCAGTGCCCAGCAGGACCCGTGGCACTACACGATTGCCCGCATGGTCGACGCCTGCCGCATGGCCGGCATCAATGCCTTTTACGGGCCCTTCGGCGACATTGCCGACCTCGACGCCTGCGAACAGCAGTTCCGCAATGCCTTCCTGCTCGGCTGTTCCGGCACGTGGAGCCTGCACCCGAACCAGATCGCCATCGCCAAGAAAGTCTTCAGCCCGGATCCGGACGAAGTGAAGTTCGCCCGCAAGATTCTGGCCGCCATGCCGGACGGCACCGGCGTCGCCATGATCGACGGCAAGATGCAGGACGATGCGACCTGGAAGCAGGCCAAGGTGATCTCCGACCTCGCAGACCTCGTCGCCTCGAAAGATCCGGATCTCGCTGCCGCTTACGGGGCCTGA
- a CDS encoding amidohydrolase: MRPILPLLSTVLLAACITGPAWPDTRDAKLIEQVEEKAELSNSLSDQIWEWAEVGYQEEKSSGLLQQTLKVEGFDVEAGVAGIPTAFVAEYGTGGPVIAILAEFDALPGINQTASPDREERDGMGAGHACGHNLFAAGSTTAAIAIKDWLEETGTPGRIRLYGTPAEEGGSGKVYMVRAGLFDDVDIALHWHAGDRNSAAARTTLANRSAKFRFHGLSAHAAGAPEKGRSALDGVEAFNMMANMMREHVPQESRIHYVITSGGAAPNVVPDFAEVFYYVRHPSADGVEAIWTRLEDAARGAALGTGTTVDWEIIHGNNPLLVNETLAKMMDAKLREVGGVTYDDEEKAFAEAIYATLTTPSLPIGSEAEIQPYEVTLGYGSTDVGDVSYAVPTVGLNTATWVPGTPAHSWQAVAASGTSIGHKGTKVASKTLTLAAIELFTNPDLREAAREEFDDKRGPDYQYRSLLGDRDPPLDYRK, translated from the coding sequence ATGCGCCCCATCCTGCCACTTCTCTCCACCGTACTCCTCGCCGCCTGCATCACAGGGCCCGCCTGGCCGGACACCCGCGATGCGAAGCTGATCGAACAGGTGGAAGAAAAGGCGGAGCTGTCGAATAGCCTGTCAGACCAGATCTGGGAGTGGGCGGAAGTTGGCTATCAGGAGGAAAAATCCTCCGGGCTTCTCCAGCAGACGCTGAAAGTCGAAGGCTTTGACGTGGAGGCGGGCGTTGCCGGCATCCCGACGGCCTTCGTGGCGGAATATGGCACAGGCGGCCCGGTGATCGCGATCCTCGCCGAGTTCGACGCACTGCCGGGCATCAACCAGACCGCCAGCCCGGACCGGGAAGAACGGGACGGCATGGGCGCGGGCCATGCCTGCGGGCACAATCTCTTTGCGGCAGGCTCCACCACGGCGGCCATCGCCATCAAGGACTGGCTGGAAGAGACCGGCACGCCCGGCCGTATCCGGCTTTACGGCACACCGGCGGAAGAGGGCGGCAGCGGCAAGGTCTATATGGTCCGCGCGGGCCTGTTCGACGATGTCGACATCGCGCTGCACTGGCATGCGGGGGACCGCAACTCGGCGGCTGCGCGCACGACGCTGGCCAACCGCTCGGCCAAGTTTCGTTTCCACGGCCTCTCGGCTCACGCAGCGGGGGCGCCGGAGAAAGGCCGCTCGGCGCTCGACGGGGTCGAGGCGTTCAACATGATGGCCAACATGATGCGTGAGCACGTGCCGCAGGAGTCGCGCATCCATTACGTCATCACCTCCGGCGGCGCTGCCCCGAACGTGGTGCCGGACTTTGCTGAAGTCTTCTACTATGTGCGCCATCCGTCCGCCGACGGCGTCGAGGCGATCTGGACGCGCCTGGAAGATGCCGCCCGCGGCGCGGCCCTCGGCACGGGCACGACGGTCGACTGGGAAATCATCCACGGCAACAATCCGCTGCTGGTGAACGAAACGCTGGCGAAAATGATGGACGCAAAGCTGCGCGAAGTTGGCGGGGTTACGTATGATGACGAGGAGAAAGCCTTCGCCGAGGCGATCTATGCCACGCTGACCACGCCGAGCCTGCCGATCGGCTCGGAAGCGGAGATCCAGCCTTATGAAGTGACGCTCGGTTACGGTTCCACCGATGTGGGCGATGTCTCTTATGCCGTGCCGACCGTTGGCCTGAACACGGCGACCTGGGTGCCGGGCACGCCGGCCCATTCCTGGCAGGCGGTTGCTGCGTCCGGCACATCCATCGGCCACAAGGGCACGAAGGTGGCGTCCAAGACGCTGACGCTGGCGGCAATCGAACTGTTCACGAACCCGGATCTGCGCGAGGCAGCCCGCGAGGAGTTCGATGATAAGCGCGGGCCGGATTATCAGTACCGCTCGCTTCTCGGCGACCGCGACCCGCCGCTCGATTACCGGAAATAG
- the hisF gene encoding imidazole glycerol phosphate synthase subunit HisF, with product MSLKTRIIPCLDVKDGRTVKGVNFVDLKDAGDPVALAKAYDLQGADELCFLDITASHEGRGTLLDIVSATAEQCFMPLTVGGGVRSADDLVALLRAGADKVAINSAAVADPDVVARCAAKAGRQAVVVAIDARKVEDHWEIFTHGGRTATGIDAVEFAKLAESKGAGEILLTSMDKDGTKSGYDIPLLQAVTSVVNIPVVASGGAGSVDDMPAAVLEGGATAVLAASIFHFGEATVADARRALAEAGAPVRPL from the coding sequence ATGAGCCTCAAGACCCGCATCATCCCCTGCCTCGACGTGAAAGACGGGCGCACCGTCAAAGGCGTGAACTTCGTAGACCTCAAAGATGCCGGCGACCCCGTCGCGCTGGCAAAAGCCTATGATTTACAAGGCGCGGACGAGCTCTGTTTCCTCGACATCACCGCCAGCCATGAGGGCCGCGGCACGCTGCTCGACATCGTCTCCGCCACGGCGGAACAGTGCTTCATGCCGCTGACCGTGGGCGGCGGCGTGCGCAGCGCGGACGATCTGGTCGCGCTCCTCCGGGCCGGGGCCGACAAGGTGGCGATCAATTCCGCCGCCGTCGCAGACCCGGACGTCGTCGCCCGCTGCGCCGCAAAAGCCGGGCGCCAGGCTGTCGTCGTCGCGATCGATGCGCGCAAGGTGGAGGATCATTGGGAGATCTTCACCCATGGCGGCCGCACGGCCACCGGTATCGATGCGGTGGAATTTGCGAAACTCGCCGAAAGCAAGGGCGCAGGCGAAATCCTGCTGACCAGCATGGACAAGGACGGCACCAAGTCCGGCTATGACATCCCGCTGCTGCAGGCGGTCACATCTGTTGTAAACATTCCGGTTGTGGCCAGCGGCGGCGCCGGCAGCGTGGACGACATGCCGGCGGCTGTGCTGGAGGGCGGGGCGACGGCCGTGCTCGCCGCCTCGATCTTCCATTTCGGCGAAGCGACGGTGGCAGACGCCCGGCGCGCGCTGGCCGAAGCAGGCGCGCCGGTGCGGCCGCTTTAG
- the hisB gene encoding imidazoleglycerol-phosphate dehydratase HisB, whose translation MTQNRTATVSRKTKETDISVTLDLDGTGKSDIQTGIGFFDHMLESFSKHSAIDLTVRCDGDLHIDMHHSVEDTGIVIGQAILKALGDFAGITRFGTAYIPMDETLSRASLDLCKRPYLVWKVQFTRDKIGEMDTELFKEFFHALAGNGGMCLHVENLYGENCHHIAESCFKATARALRAAVEVDPRLGGQAASTKGSL comes from the coding sequence ATGACCCAGAACCGCACCGCCACCGTCAGCCGCAAGACCAAGGAAACGGATATTTCCGTCACCCTCGACCTCGACGGCACAGGAAAATCCGACATCCAGACCGGCATCGGCTTTTTCGACCATATGCTGGAGAGTTTCTCCAAGCATTCGGCCATCGACCTGACCGTGCGCTGCGACGGCGACCTGCACATCGACATGCACCACAGTGTCGAGGATACGGGCATCGTGATCGGCCAGGCCATCCTGAAGGCGCTGGGCGATTTTGCCGGCATCACCCGTTTCGGCACGGCCTATATCCCGATGGACGAAACGCTGAGCCGGGCGAGCCTCGACCTGTGCAAACGCCCCTACCTGGTGTGGAAAGTACAGTTCACGCGCGACAAGATCGGCGAAATGGACACAGAGCTCTTCAAGGAGTTCTTCCACGCCCTGGCCGGAAATGGCGGCATGTGCCTGCACGTGGAGAATCTCTACGGCGAAAACTGCCACCACATTGCCGAAAGCTGCTTCAAGGCCACGGCCCGCGCCCTGCGCGCCGCTGTTGAAGTCGACCCGCGCCTCGGCGGGCAAGCGGCCAGTACCAAGGGCAGCCTTTAG
- a CDS encoding GGDEF domain-containing protein, with translation MAVLLTFIPVWIWLQIDPVISKRDIYISCIVLPLLISPSCSIGIQRAHLKVRHLADRNEYLANHDELTGLPNRRAFFARAGALMDLPRPSTQVFACAIADIDDFKSINDTAGHETGDLVLKALSTVLAEIAPEDVTVARLGGEEFAMAGLFASEAAARIWFEALVREVACRRPDGRKVTISLGWCIAEAEENMSAQLSRADHALYQAKHGGKNRAVRAVSGGPRMIAVA, from the coding sequence ATGGCGGTCTTGCTGACCTTCATCCCGGTCTGGATCTGGCTTCAGATCGATCCGGTGATCAGCAAGCGCGACATCTACATCTCCTGCATCGTCCTGCCGCTTCTGATCTCTCCGTCCTGCAGCATCGGCATCCAGCGCGCGCACCTGAAAGTGCGCCACCTGGCCGACCGCAACGAATACCTTGCCAATCATGACGAGCTGACCGGCCTGCCGAACCGGCGGGCCTTCTTTGCCCGGGCAGGGGCGCTGATGGACCTGCCGCGGCCCAGCACGCAGGTCTTTGCCTGCGCGATTGCCGACATTGACGATTTCAAGAGCATCAACGACACGGCCGGCCACGAAACCGGAGACCTTGTGCTGAAGGCGCTGTCCACCGTCCTGGCCGAGATCGCCCCGGAGGATGTGACCGTTGCGCGGCTCGGCGGGGAGGAATTCGCCATGGCGGGCCTGTTCGCCAGCGAGGCGGCAGCCCGCATCTGGTTCGAGGCGCTGGTGCGAGAAGTGGCCTGCCGCCGCCCGGATGGCCGCAAGGTGACGATCAGCCTCGGCTGGTGCATCGCCGAGGCAGAAGAGAACATGTCCGCCCAGCTGAGCCGGGCAGACCATGCCCTCTACCAGGCCAAGCATGGCGGCAAGAACCGCGCCGTGCGGGCGGTTTCCGGCGGCCCGCGCATGATCGCGGTCGCCTGA
- a CDS encoding nuclear transport factor 2 family protein, translated as MTRQHLVPMTGYEPNLQRWFDWMESDHSPEGLSGQLADNVVFRSPVVHTPQEGKPVTMAYLTAAGETLGGDTFRYVRVFDCGDKAVLEFECIMDGIQVNGVDMIEWNADGQIVDFKVMVRPLKAIQTVHAAMGAMLAKMKAGA; from the coding sequence ATGACTAGGCAGCATCTTGTGCCGATGACCGGCTATGAGCCGAACCTGCAACGCTGGTTCGACTGGATGGAAAGCGACCACTCACCGGAAGGCCTGTCCGGCCAGCTGGCCGACAATGTCGTCTTCCGCAGCCCGGTCGTGCACACGCCGCAGGAAGGCAAGCCGGTCACGATGGCCTATCTCACCGCGGCCGGTGAGACGCTGGGCGGCGACACCTTCCGCTATGTCCGCGTCTTCGATTGCGGCGACAAGGCGGTGCTGGAATTCGAATGCATCATGGACGGCATCCAAGTGAACGGCGTCGACATGATCGAATGGAACGCCGACGGCCAGATTGTCGATTTCAAGGTGATGGTCCGCCCCCTGAAAGCCATCCAGACTGTCCATGCGGCCATGGGTGCCATGCTGGCGAAGATGAAGGCCGGCGCGTGA
- a CDS encoding M24 family metallopeptidase, which yields MKPQETDEAARWARMVEAEERAFALLDAIEAAGIMKPGRTEGEVDCDIEAIAADQFGIARNWHQRLVRAGPNTTCIFSDRPDEVTIGPEDTVYIDMGPVFEQAEADVGRTYAMGQDPARHTLVAALPEVFEEMRAFALSKPDVTGAEVYDFACRAAEARGYHFGGKIAGHTVGEFPHATWPLEPAHQRLWPDNPEPLSSPDHLGRPRYWILEAHLVEPGRQWGGFYERLLRMDKSS from the coding sequence ATGAAACCTCAGGAAACAGACGAAGCCGCCCGCTGGGCACGTATGGTCGAGGCGGAGGAACGCGCCTTCGCCCTGCTGGACGCGATCGAGGCCGCGGGCATCATGAAACCGGGCCGCACCGAAGGGGAGGTGGACTGCGACATCGAAGCCATCGCGGCAGATCAGTTCGGCATCGCGCGCAACTGGCACCAGCGCCTCGTGCGCGCCGGGCCGAACACGACCTGCATCTTCTCTGACCGGCCCGACGAAGTGACCATCGGGCCTGAGGATACAGTTTATATCGACATGGGCCCCGTCTTCGAACAGGCCGAGGCCGACGTCGGCCGCACCTATGCCATGGGGCAGGACCCGGCCCGCCATACGCTAGTGGCCGCGCTGCCCGAAGTGTTCGAGGAAATGCGCGCCTTTGCGCTGTCAAAGCCGGATGTGACGGGGGCGGAGGTTTATGACTTTGCCTGCCGCGCGGCGGAGGCGCGGGGCTATCATTTCGGCGGCAAGATCGCGGGGCACACTGTGGGGGAGTTCCCGCATGCCACCTGGCCGCTGGAGCCGGCCCACCAGCGCCTCTGGCCGGACAATCCGGAGCCGCTCAGTAGTCCGGACCATCTCGGCCGCCCCCGCTACTGGATCCTGGAAGCCCACCTCGTAGAGCCGGGCCGCCAATGGGGCGGCTTTTATGAGCGGTTGTTGCGGATGGATAAAAGTTCTTGA
- a CDS encoding AraC family ligand binding domain-containing protein, protein MPEIIQDAKTFRAGEAWGARDIARIDGATVRLHWTDQPYKWHVNDAAEVFVVMQGVVDMHYREHGAEKIVQLGAGDMFVAGAGDEHVAHPIGEARVLVIEREGSV, encoded by the coding sequence ATGCCGGAAATCATACAGGATGCGAAAACGTTCCGGGCCGGGGAGGCCTGGGGCGCGCGCGATATCGCCCGCATCGACGGGGCGACCGTGCGCCTCCACTGGACCGACCAGCCCTACAAGTGGCACGTCAATGACGCCGCGGAAGTCTTCGTTGTCATGCAGGGCGTGGTCGACATGCACTACCGGGAGCATGGCGCGGAAAAGATCGTCCAGCTCGGCGCAGGCGACATGTTCGTCGCCGGGGCAGGGGACGAGCACGTGGCCCATCCCATCGGAGAAGCCCGCGTGCTGGTGATCGAACGCGAAGGGTCTGTCTGA
- a CDS encoding GNAT family N-acetyltransferase: MNPPTLTTDRLILRPFEEADYPHAAAMWGDADVVRYIGGVTRSPQDVWFASVRGRGMWDVKGFGYWTVLDRETGTWLGEAGFSDFKRGMSPDLSEWPEAGWAFGRASWGRGIGSEVVKRMHAWLDETRPGKSVCIIDEDNVASRRVAEKAGYMLWTMSSLGDHPVTVYHRVP; the protein is encoded by the coding sequence GTGAACCCACCGACATTGACGACAGACCGGCTGATTCTGCGCCCGTTTGAAGAAGCCGACTATCCGCACGCTGCCGCCATGTGGGGTGATGCCGACGTGGTCCGCTATATCGGCGGGGTGACCCGCAGCCCGCAGGATGTGTGGTTTGCCTCCGTGCGCGGACGCGGCATGTGGGACGTGAAAGGCTTCGGCTACTGGACCGTGCTGGACCGCGAGACCGGCACCTGGCTCGGCGAGGCCGGCTTCTCCGATTTCAAACGGGGCATGTCTCCGGACCTGTCGGAATGGCCGGAAGCCGGCTGGGCGTTCGGGCGCGCTTCATGGGGCCGCGGCATCGGCAGCGAAGTCGTGAAGCGGATGCACGCATGGCTGGACGAAACCCGTCCGGGCAAGAGCGTCTGTATCATTGATGAAGACAATGTTGCCTCACGCCGGGTCGCAGAAAAGGCGGGCTATATGCTCTGGACGATGTCGTCGCTGGGCGACCATCCGGTCACGGTCTATCACCGCGTCCCCTAG
- a CDS encoding bifunctional diguanylate cyclase/phosphodiesterase: MTLPAFAAFVGAIAAVLVFGAVTVLEQTYRVVFGGHAWNDMASPPEVVLGLLLISITCGAGASFLLARSFQQVLQRFLAYLDDTTSMRPRGVESVMFKELRRLRVAVTRRVSHLRRENERLERIAYVDQQTGLPNTIALEAYIERKLPYASFDAPAAFFLLDLDQFGRAAERLGSLATNSLLNSVGERLTGCLSHLDAPVAASLDGSMIAALHNDQFAIFLPNAITRESVSNIARAIRVAFAQPFEINGQSISVGMSGGIVIAPEDADTAQKLFRHADLALQQVRQESASGFRYFSPRLNRVARGKYMLEAELREAVAAREFKAVFQPKVDFASGKIVGCEALARWQRANGKIISPAAFIPLAEETGLVNQIGEQILESACECAVVWMKEGFDVSVAVNVSPRQFMTVDLTNLVLEVLKRTGLPPGRLELEITESMAVSDPTKVDRVMRPLRALGVKLALDDFGTGHSNLSMLTQLPFDVFKIDRQFVSALDADRQAPAIVEMILAMAETLGLKTVAEGVETDRQAEFLSRRGCSMAQGFLYSPGLPQEGFLELLRGWDARLDTSRKAS, encoded by the coding sequence ATGACGCTGCCGGCATTCGCCGCTTTTGTCGGCGCGATAGCGGCTGTTCTGGTCTTTGGCGCAGTGACTGTCCTCGAACAGACCTATCGTGTGGTGTTCGGCGGACACGCCTGGAACGATATGGCGTCCCCTCCCGAAGTCGTCCTGGGACTTCTGCTGATCTCCATTACGTGCGGGGCAGGGGCGTCCTTCCTGCTCGCCCGGTCTTTCCAGCAGGTTCTGCAGAGATTTCTCGCCTATCTGGACGATACGACGTCGATGCGGCCGCGCGGCGTGGAATCGGTCATGTTCAAGGAACTGCGCCGCCTGCGCGTTGCGGTGACCCGCCGGGTCAGCCATCTGCGCCGCGAGAATGAGCGCCTTGAACGGATCGCCTATGTCGACCAGCAGACCGGCCTGCCGAACACGATCGCGCTGGAAGCCTATATCGAGCGCAAACTGCCTTATGCCTCGTTCGACGCGCCGGCGGCCTTCTTCCTGCTCGACCTCGACCAGTTCGGCCGGGCCGCCGAACGCCTCGGCAGCCTCGCGACTAATTCGCTGCTGAATTCGGTCGGTGAGCGCCTGACCGGTTGTCTCTCCCATCTCGACGCCCCGGTGGCGGCCAGCCTCGACGGCTCGATGATCGCGGCCCTGCACAATGATCAGTTTGCGATCTTTCTGCCGAACGCCATCACCCGCGAAAGCGTGTCGAACATTGCGCGGGCCATCCGCGTTGCCTTTGCCCAGCCTTTCGAGATCAATGGCCAGTCGATCAGCGTCGGCATGTCGGGCGGCATCGTCATCGCGCCGGAAGATGCCGACACGGCACAGAAACTGTTCCGCCATGCAGATCTCGCGCTTCAGCAGGTGCGTCAGGAATCTGCCTCCGGCTTCCGCTATTTCTCGCCGCGGCTCAACCGCGTGGCCCGTGGCAAATACATGCTGGAAGCCGAATTGCGCGAAGCCGTCGCCGCGCGCGAATTCAAGGCCGTGTTCCAGCCGAAGGTCGACTTTGCCAGCGGCAAGATCGTCGGCTGCGAAGCGCTCGCCCGCTGGCAGCGCGCGAACGGCAAGATCATTTCCCCGGCGGCCTTTATTCCGCTGGCGGAGGAAACCGGCCTCGTCAACCAGATCGGCGAACAGATCCTCGAATCAGCCTGCGAATGCGCCGTGGTCTGGATGAAGGAAGGCTTTGACGTCTCTGTTGCCGTCAACGTGTCGCCGCGCCAGTTCATGACAGTCGACCTGACAAACCTGGTCCTCGAAGTGCTGAAGCGGACGGGCCTGCCGCCGGGCCGCCTGGAACTGGAGATCACGGAAAGCATGGCCGTGTCCGATCCGACCAAGGTTGACCGGGTGATGCGTCCGCTGCGGGCTTTGGGCGTGAAGCTGGCTCTCGACGATTTCGGCACGGGGCATTCCAACTTGTCCATGCTGACCCAGCTGCCGTTCGATGTGTTCAAGATCGACCGTCAGTTTGTGTCTGCTCTGGATGCGGACCGTCAGGCGCCGGCGATTGTCGAGATGATCCTTGCCATGGCGGAAACGCTGGGCCTGAAGACGGTGGCCGAAGGCGTCGAAACCGACCGCCAGGCAGAGTTCCTGTCGCGGCGCGGCTGTTCCATGGCGCAGGGCTTCCTCTACTCCCCGGGCTTGCCGCAGGAAGGGTTCCTGGAACTTCTGCGCGGCTGGGACGCCCGATTGGACACTTCCCGCAAGGCAAGCTAG
- a CDS encoding YqaE/Pmp3 family membrane protein, with protein sequence MSILMILLTILFPPVPVALKEGIGTQLLINVLLTLIGWLPGVIHAFWVQTRGSNAIEI encoded by the coding sequence ATGTCTATTCTGATGATCCTGCTGACCATCCTGTTCCCGCCTGTGCCTGTGGCACTCAAGGAAGGGATCGGTACGCAGCTATTGATCAACGTGCTTCTTACGCTGATCGGCTGGCTTCCGGGCGTTATCCACGCCTTCTGGGTCCAGACGCGCGGGTCGAACGCAATCGAGATTTAA
- the hisH gene encoding imidazole glycerol phosphate synthase subunit HisH, producing the protein MTQVALIDYGSGNLHSAERALREAAALAGTSHEIVVTDSPETILEATRIVLPGVGHFADCAAGLRAREGVVDALNEAVLKEGKPFFGICVGMQLMATAGLEDGYTAGLGWIKGTVDIIEPGEGFRIPHMGWNGLTFTRLTPHPVLADLGEDPHVYFTHSYAMKPDNPADVVATADYGVPIVAAVARRNMFGTQFHPEKSQTTGLKILSNFLQWAP; encoded by the coding sequence ATGACACAGGTCGCGCTGATCGATTACGGCTCCGGCAACCTCCACTCGGCCGAGCGGGCCCTGCGGGAGGCGGCGGCGCTGGCGGGGACGAGCCACGAGATTGTCGTGACCGACTCCCCCGAAACCATCCTCGAAGCCACAAGAATCGTCCTGCCGGGCGTTGGCCATTTTGCCGACTGCGCCGCCGGCCTGCGCGCCCGCGAGGGCGTGGTGGACGCGCTGAACGAGGCGGTGCTCAAGGAGGGCAAGCCCTTCTTCGGCATCTGCGTCGGCATGCAGCTGATGGCGACCGCCGGGCTGGAGGACGGCTACACGGCCGGCCTCGGCTGGATCAAGGGCACGGTGGACATCATCGAGCCCGGCGAAGGCTTCCGCATTCCCCACATGGGCTGGAACGGCCTCACCTTCACGCGCCTGACGCCCCACCCCGTGCTGGCAGATCTGGGCGAGGATCCGCACGTCTATTTCACCCATTCCTATGCGATGAAGCCGGACAACCCGGCCGACGTGGTCGCAACGGCGGACTATGGCGTGCCCATCGTCGCGGCGGTCGCCCGGCGCAACATGTTCGGCACGCAGTTCCATCCGGAGAAGAGCCAGACTACCGGCCTCAAGATCCTCTCCAATTTCCTGCAATGGGCGCCTTAA
- the hisA gene encoding 1-(5-phosphoribosyl)-5-[(5-phosphoribosylamino)methylideneamino]imidazole-4-carboxamide isomerase — protein sequence MTFTLYPAIDLKDGQCVRLLRGEMDQATVFSDSPAAQAKAFREAGFTHLHVVDLNGAFEGKAVNRAAVEAILKATDAPVQLGGGIRTRAQIDAWLEAGISRVILGTVALRDPELVKEAARALPGKIVVGIDAKNGMVAVEGWAETSDMKAAELAKAFEGCGVAAIVATDIGRDGLKTGVNVPFTAELANTVSIPVIASGGVASTDDIRALMAADAPIAGSILGRALYDGDVVASEVIAVATD from the coding sequence ATGACCTTTACCCTCTACCCCGCCATCGACCTGAAAGACGGCCAGTGCGTGCGCCTGCTGCGCGGCGAGATGGACCAGGCGACCGTCTTCTCCGACAGCCCGGCGGCGCAGGCGAAAGCCTTCCGCGAGGCGGGCTTCACCCATCTTCACGTTGTGGACCTGAACGGCGCCTTCGAGGGCAAGGCCGTGAACCGCGCGGCGGTCGAGGCGATCCTGAAAGCCACCGATGCGCCTGTGCAGCTCGGCGGCGGCATCCGCACGCGGGCGCAGATCGACGCCTGGCTGGAGGCCGGCATCTCCCGCGTCATCCTCGGCACGGTTGCGCTCAGAGATCCGGAGCTGGTGAAAGAAGCCGCCCGCGCCCTGCCCGGCAAGATTGTGGTCGGCATCGATGCGAAGAACGGCATGGTGGCCGTCGAAGGCTGGGCCGAGACCAGCGACATGAAGGCGGCCGAACTTGCGAAAGCCTTCGAAGGCTGCGGCGTCGCAGCCATCGTCGCCACCGACATCGGCCGCGACGGCCTGAAAACCGGCGTCAATGTTCCGTTCACGGCAGAGCTCGCAAACACCGTCTCCATCCCCGTCATCGCCTCGGGCGGCGTCGCCAGCACAGACGACATCCGCGCCCTGATGGCCGCAGACGCGCCGATTGCGGGGTCTATTCTGGGGCGCGCACTTTATGATGGGGATGTTGTGGCGAGTGAGGTAATAGCGGTGGCAACAGACTAA